The following proteins are encoded in a genomic region of Triticum dicoccoides isolate Atlit2015 ecotype Zavitan chromosome 1B, WEW_v2.0, whole genome shotgun sequence:
- the LOC119319392 gene encoding co-chaperone protein p23-1-like, whose protein sequence is MSRHPSTKWAQRLDKVYLTIELPDAKDVKLNLRPDGHFNFSAKAPADGMQYELDLELFDAVSVEESQAAVAPRAICYLVKKTEAKWWPRLLKKEGRPPVFLKVDWDKWQDEDDEDAGFGDFGDMDFSKLDMGGGDDDDDHEIEEDDDEDNVVDSANKGDVDAETEPGSKGGEAPSAAGEEAKP, encoded by the exons ATGAG TCGCCACCCGAGCACCAAGTGGGCGCAGAGGCTGGACAAGGTTTACCTGACGATTGAGCTGCCCGACGCCAAGGATGTGAAGCTCAACTTGAGGCCTGATGGCCATTTCAACTTCTCGGCAAAGGCCCCTGCTGATGGCATGCAGTATGAGCTTGACCTTGAGCTCTTTGATGCTGTCAGCGTTGAG GAGAGCCAAGCGGCTGTTGCCCCGAGGGCTATATGCTACCTTGTCAAGAAAACTGAGGCCAAGTGGTGGCCTAGGCTGCTCAAGAAGGAAGGCAGGCCGCCTGTGTTCCTCAAGGTTGACTGGGATAAATGGCAAGATGAGGATGATGAAGACGCTGGAT TTGGTGACTTTGGTGATATGGACTTCTCG AAGCTGGACATGGGaggtggtgatgacgatgatgatcatgagattgaggaggatgatgatgaagacaatGTGGTCGACAGTGCTAACAAAG GTGATGTAGATGCTGAGACAGAGCCGGGGAGCAAGGGAGGGGAAGCTCCATCAGCTGCTGGTGAAGAAGCAAAGCCATAA